In Chryseobacterium gotjawalense, the following are encoded in one genomic region:
- a CDS encoding UbiA prenyltransferase family protein, whose protein sequence is MNSLNLLKKYLIDSQLYVSLMGTFFAVFFMLEEDIIKIPTIALIFITYFSGYLYTKYQNTGKLFYRILIFNVLSGIISAVLILYNHNENRLIKWGIIVILGLLYDSTFLKFFVRKIPLFKIFYVGLTWALINSWLILPEFNREIFWISWLFITALVLPFDIRDVNSDTIVTFPRLIGIQNTKHFAYILIFISVMIAIFSLKTEFSFAFFLTSILTYILIYFSENSNKETYFSLWVESCSGLPLLFIILKHLIN, encoded by the coding sequence ATGAACAGTTTAAATTTACTAAAAAAATACCTTATCGACAGTCAACTGTATGTTTCTTTGATGGGGACTTTTTTTGCTGTATTTTTTATGTTGGAGGAGGATATTATCAAAATACCGACCATTGCACTAATTTTCATCACTTACTTCAGCGGCTATCTCTACACGAAATACCAAAACACAGGAAAACTTTTTTACAGGATCTTGATTTTTAATGTGTTATCCGGAATTATTTCGGCCGTTTTAATTCTCTACAATCACAATGAAAACAGGTTGATAAAATGGGGCATCATCGTAATTTTAGGTCTTTTATACGACAGTACTTTTCTTAAATTTTTCGTTCGGAAAATCCCGTTATTCAAAATATTTTATGTGGGTTTGACTTGGGCATTAATCAATTCCTGGTTGATTTTGCCGGAATTTAACCGCGAAATTTTCTGGATCAGCTGGCTCTTTATTACTGCGCTGGTTTTGCCATTTGATATTCGGGATGTCAATTCTGATACGATTGTAACTTTCCCACGATTAATCGGAATTCAAAACACAAAACACTTCGCTTATATTTTGATTTTCATCAGCGTAATGATTGCCATCTTTTCCTTAAAAACCGAGTTTTCTTTTGCCTTTTTTTTAACCTCGATTTTAACTTACATCCTGATTTATTTTTCGGAAAACTCAAACAAAGAAACCTATTTTTCGCTTTGGGTAGAGAGTTGTAGTGGACTTCCTTTATTATTTATTATATTAAAACACCTTATAAATTGA
- a CDS encoding type II toxin-antitoxin system RelE/ParE family toxin, with protein MAKLTVVWTHFAKQQRDEIFNYWNKRNKSTSYSKKLKTAIKLKTDLLKTYPFSGKKTVNDETRILILKNYSLIYTIQKKTIYIISFWENHQNPEKLENILGL; from the coding sequence ATGGCTAAATTAACCGTTGTATGGACTCATTTTGCGAAACAACAAAGAGATGAAATTTTCAACTACTGGAATAAAAGAAACAAAAGCACTTCGTATTCGAAGAAATTAAAAACTGCTATTAAATTAAAAACGGATCTATTAAAAACCTATCCCTTTTCAGGTAAAAAAACGGTGAATGATGAAACTCGGATTTTAATTTTAAAAAATTACAGTTTAATTTATACTATCCAAAAAAAAACTATTTATATTATTTCATTTTGGGAAAATCATCAAAACCCTGAAAAACTCGAAAATATTTTAGGATTATGA
- the recF gene encoding DNA replication/repair protein RecF (All proteins in this family for which functions are known are DNA-binding proteins that assist the filamentation of RecA onto DNA for the initiation of recombination or recombinational repair.) produces the protein MIIKKLSLINFKNHHERNFEFSAQINCFVGNNGVGKTNILDGLYYLSMAKSFLGNKDLNNIKTDEDFFTIEGIIDDGEKENIIKIQQPKEAKKIIKKNDKSYDRMSDHIGFLPSVIISPYDSNLISDSGESRRKFLDSMISQTDSDYLFNLIQYQKTVQQRNALLKDFAKNRYFDADNLEIYNEPLIRFGTRIFEKRREFTDSIVPLIQNYYDIISKGKEKITVIYESDLSDQTFGTLLQQNLEKDRILTYTSKGIHKDDLLFEMNGTSMKKTASQGQQKSFLIALKLSQMNRIKELTAKTPILLLDDIFDKLDDTRVSQLIELVNQEHFGQIFITDTSRERTENVVKRINEESKIFEL, from the coding sequence ATGATTATTAAAAAATTATCCCTTATCAATTTTAAAAACCATCACGAACGAAATTTTGAATTTTCAGCACAGATCAACTGTTTTGTGGGGAATAACGGCGTGGGAAAAACCAATATTCTGGATGGTCTCTATTATTTGTCAATGGCAAAAAGTTTTCTGGGAAACAAGGATCTTAATAATATTAAAACGGACGAAGATTTCTTCACCATCGAGGGAATTATTGATGATGGCGAAAAAGAAAATATCATCAAAATTCAGCAGCCGAAAGAGGCTAAAAAAATCATTAAAAAAAATGATAAAAGCTACGACCGGATGTCAGATCACATCGGATTTTTGCCAAGTGTAATCATTTCTCCCTACGATTCCAATCTGATTTCAGATTCGGGCGAAAGCCGCCGGAAGTTTTTAGATTCAATGATTTCGCAAACCGATTCTGATTATCTTTTTAACTTGATTCAGTATCAAAAAACGGTTCAGCAGAGAAATGCTTTATTAAAGGATTTCGCAAAAAACAGATATTTCGATGCTGACAATCTGGAAATTTACAATGAGCCTTTAATAAGATTCGGAACCAGAATCTTCGAAAAAAGAAGGGAATTCACCGATTCGATCGTGCCTTTAATTCAGAATTATTATGACATTATTTCTAAAGGGAAAGAAAAAATTACGGTCATTTATGAATCGGATTTAAGCGATCAAACCTTCGGAACTTTACTTCAACAAAATTTAGAAAAAGACAGAATCCTGACTTATACCTCCAAAGGAATTCACAAAGATGATCTGCTTTTTGAAATGAACGGAACATCGATGAAGAAAACCGCAAGTCAGGGGCAGCAAAAATCTTTTTTGATTGCGCTCAAACTTTCGCAAATGAACCGGATTAAAGAATTGACAGCAAAAACACCGATTCTTTTGTTGGATGATATTTTCGATAAACTGGATGACACCAGAGTTTCACAATTAATTGAACTCGTGAATCAGGAACATTTCGGACAAATTTTCATTACCGACACGAGCAGAGAAAGAACCGAAAATGTGGTGAAGAGAATTAATGAGGAAAGCAAGATATTTGAATTGTAA
- a CDS encoding four helix bundle protein, whose amino-acid sequence MSYRTLDIYKMSFDLFIKTHPSSLKLPKYELYELGSQLRRSSDSVVSNIIEGYGRSCYKKEYERFLVFSHSSCDETIGHLEKIILLYPDLKEHFEVLRNDYNLLGGKINNYLKWVRLNWNDGTGKP is encoded by the coding sequence ATGAGTTACAGAACATTAGATATTTATAAAATGAGTTTTGATCTTTTTATAAAAACACATCCAAGTTCACTGAAACTTCCAAAGTATGAACTTTATGAATTGGGAAGTCAACTAAGAAGATCCTCCGATTCTGTAGTATCAAATATTATTGAAGGTTACGGTAGAAGTTGTTATAAAAAAGAATACGAGAGATTTCTCGTTTTTAGCCACTCCAGTTGTGATGAAACCATAGGACATTTAGAAAAAATCATTCTTCTATATCCAGATTTAAAAGAGCATTTTGAAGTTCTTCGAAACGATTACAATTTATTAGGAGGCAAAATCAATAACTATCTCAAATGGGTCAGATTAAACTGGAATGACGGAACAGGAAAACCTTAA
- a CDS encoding recombinase: MGVIFRHREGFSTVLTKYFSFKNETKSLDPLIELLRSIRSEDFHEVLDFLRESHEVTENLGYYIRNLFEGKPFNLSLTEANILSENAFYPELKKRLLDKILPSVENEETIWYLVDTVSVRPKVDLAFFRNLQKESLDEIFRLLKVDRYILKRSVKNELLFSLNILCWRIIGNALDVQVMNMAPEYRNFDNPFLAMQNEIDLLNQSYKENPDFNLTSKDVNYKQIKVLMQQCLDFVALAFKNSSKYGISGKINQSLMKIRQQLERMSDILSVMIFDKEEDVLKNSKRLFFKILEYKSHKNNLRELILDSTRLKSHLITNHTAETGSHYITSTPKDYMSMFWRASGGGVIVGALCVLKLLYGYIPGSDFSHAFYYGFNYAMGFIMIYLMNYTLATKQPAMTAATMAKVLSEGENTRKNYVDFAHLVSRLFRSQFIAFVGNVLLAFPIALAIIYGMDVIFKQNFAVEKSAKLLSDLDPVQSKAIFHACIAGFFLFISGIISGNVGNSSVFYHIPKRIEKNPFLNYFVGKNTAKGLSEYYAKNWAGIISNFWFGIFLGITGPIGLFLGLDLDIRHITFASGNFALGLYGADFSVSSATFWISFVTVFLIGFFNFAVSFGLSMILAFRSRKVNFGEVKEIYREIFRYFMKNPLRFFLPIRSDLDTSTKEMVDNTVITKPEDQ; encoded by the coding sequence ATGGGAGTTATTTTTCGACATAGAGAAGGTTTCAGTACGGTTCTGACCAAATATTTCAGTTTTAAAAATGAGACCAAATCTTTGGATCCTCTCATTGAATTGCTTAGAAGTATTCGTTCAGAGGATTTTCATGAGGTTTTGGATTTTCTGAGGGAAAGCCATGAAGTAACCGAAAATTTGGGATATTATATCCGCAATTTGTTTGAAGGCAAACCATTTAACCTTTCGCTGACCGAAGCTAATATCTTATCAGAAAACGCTTTTTATCCGGAACTGAAGAAAAGACTGCTCGATAAAATTTTGCCCAGTGTGGAGAATGAAGAAACAATTTGGTATTTGGTAGATACGGTTTCTGTCCGCCCGAAAGTTGATTTAGCGTTTTTTAGAAACCTGCAGAAAGAGAGTTTAGATGAGATTTTCAGATTGCTGAAGGTTGATCGGTATATTTTGAAACGCAGTGTGAAAAATGAATTGCTCTTTTCATTAAACATACTTTGCTGGCGGATTATCGGGAATGCGTTGGATGTGCAAGTCATGAATATGGCACCGGAATACCGCAATTTTGACAATCCTTTTTTGGCGATGCAAAATGAAATTGATCTGTTAAACCAAAGCTATAAAGAAAATCCGGATTTTAACCTGACTTCAAAAGATGTCAATTATAAACAGATTAAAGTGCTGATGCAGCAATGTCTGGATTTCGTGGCGCTCGCTTTTAAAAACTCTTCTAAATACGGTATTTCGGGGAAAATCAATCAGTCTTTGATGAAAATCAGGCAACAACTGGAGCGAATGTCAGACATTCTTTCGGTGATGATTTTTGATAAAGAAGAAGATGTTTTAAAGAATTCTAAAAGGTTGTTTTTCAAGATATTAGAATATAAATCTCATAAAAATAATCTGCGGGAATTAATTTTAGACAGTACAAGACTGAAATCTCACCTGATCACAAATCACACTGCAGAAACCGGTTCTCACTACATTACTTCTACGCCCAAAGATTATATGAGCATGTTTTGGCGCGCAAGTGGCGGCGGTGTAATTGTGGGAGCGCTTTGTGTTTTGAAACTCTTGTACGGCTATATTCCGGGAAGTGATTTTTCGCATGCTTTTTACTATGGCTTCAATTATGCCATGGGATTCATCATGATTTATCTGATGAATTATACGCTGGCCACCAAACAACCGGCCATGACTGCCGCTACAATGGCAAAAGTGCTTTCTGAAGGAGAAAATACACGTAAAAATTATGTGGATTTTGCACATTTGGTTTCCAGATTATTTCGCTCGCAGTTCATCGCTTTTGTGGGGAATGTTTTGCTGGCTTTCCCGATTGCACTTGCGATTATTTACGGAATGGATGTTATTTTTAAACAGAATTTTGCAGTTGAAAAATCGGCCAAGCTGTTGAGTGATTTGGATCCCGTGCAGTCGAAAGCTATTTTCCACGCGTGTATCGCCGGATTTTTCTTATTTATTTCCGGGATTATTTCCGGTAATGTGGGCAACAGTTCTGTGTTTTATCATATTCCAAAAAGAATTGAAAAAAATCCTTTTCTTAATTATTTTGTCGGGAAAAATACGGCAAAAGGGCTTTCTGAGTATTACGCGAAAAATTGGGCGGGAATTATTTCGAATTTCTGGTTTGGTATTTTCCTTGGAATTACCGGTCCTATTGGTCTTTTCTTAGGATTAGATTTAGATATTCGCCATATCACTTTCGCTTCCGGAAATTTCGCTTTAGGATTGTACGGCGCTGATTTCTCGGTGAGCAGTGCCACGTTTTGGATTTCTTTTGTAACCGTATTCCTGATCGGATTTTTTAATTTTGCCGTGAGTTTCGGCTTATCGATGATATTGGCATTCCGCTCGAGAAAGGTGAATTTTGGCGAAGTAAAAGAGATTTACCGTGAGATATTCAGGTATTTTATGAAAAACCCACTGCGCTTCTTTTTGCCGATCCGTTCAGACTTAGATACCAGTACGAAAGAAATGGTGGATAATACCGTGATTACAAAACCAGAAGATCAATAA